The window ATCGCCGAGGACATCCGCTCGGGGGTTCGCTCCATCCCGAAGGAGCAGATGGAGGCGGCGCGCAGCTCCGGATTCTCCTACGTCCGCTCGATGCGATACATCATCCTGCCGCAGGCGGTGCGCCTCACGATCCCGCCGCTCATCAACCAGTTCCTGAACCTGATGAAGAACTCCTCCCTGGCGATGACGATCGGCGTGGCGGAGCTGATGTACCAGGCCCGGCAGGTGGAGAGCTACACGTTCAAGGGATTCGAGGCGTTCTCGGCGGCCACGATCGTTTATCTCGCCCTGTCGTTCCTCATCACGGGACTGATGACCCTCTATGACAAGAAGGTCCTGCAGCCGATGAAGGGACATTGAGATGATCGGCGGGCTCGACTTCACCGTCATCCGGGACAACCTGTCCTACTTTTTCATCGGGCGATTCCCCAGGGGGCCGCTGG is drawn from Candidatus Deferrimicrobium sp. and contains these coding sequences:
- a CDS encoding amino acid ABC transporter permease, whose translation is MNYRFDWAIVTSGKYFDWLASGLYVTIKLSVVSIALSFLVGLVIAMMRMSHVRPVRWFAHGYLEFFRNTPLLVQIFFWYFGSYKILPQAVNDWLVAQDFEFAAAVIALTIYTSAFIAEDIRSGVRSIPKEQMEAARSSGFSYVRSMRYIILPQAVRLTIPPLINQFLNLMKNSSLAMTIGVAELMYQARQVESYTFKGFEAFSAATIVYLALSFLITGLMTLYDKKVLQPMKGH